TGCCGCATGGGCCTTCAAGTGGTGTTGAGGCCCAACGGCTCTTGAATAAGGAGAACCATGATAAGGTTCTACGACGGGTAACACCGTTTCTAATGTGGCGTGGATCTGCACACTAAGAGGATGTACTTGTGCATCCTGGATCAGGATGGTAGTAAGCGACTGCATCGGAATGTGCAGGCCAACCTACGTGCGTTTCTATCCGTTCCATGCGGAACTTTCATCTCGAGTACCATCACCGTGATAGCAATGGCCAACACGCCGTCACTGAACGCTTCCATTCGCGTGCTTTTCATTTTGTAAGCAACTCTCCAAATGGAATCTCTGCACAAGTTAATTTCGGCACGCACAATCACTAAAAATTCGCCGCAGCTACCCCGCAGAGTCAGCCTCTTCGTGCTGACTCTTTAGTCACTCCTGAGGTGTACTCTCCGAACCCTATTTCGAAGTGCAACCATGCGTTTGCACCGATTCGAGTCTTCCGATCCCGTGGGCGATGACGAGAAAGCGAAGTACTACTTTTTGGCCGCTTGCAGCATTTTGTAGCTGGTCATCAAGTTGCGATAGTTGGGCAAGTGATTCGAAAGGAGGGTCCCCAATCCCTCCATGTCATTTCGCCAATCGCGATGCAGTTCACAAGCGACCGAGAACCAATTCATGAGTTGTACGCCGGCCGCCGACATTCTTTGCCAGGCTGCCTGTTGAACGGTTGTATTAAATGTTCCCGAGGCATCTGTCACAACGAAAACGTCGAAACCTTCTTCGATCGCTGATAGGGCTGGGAAGGTAACACAGACATCAGTTACCACCCCTGCGATGATCAATTGTTTACGTCCGGTGTTTTTAATGGCTTGAACGAACTCTTCGTTATCCCAGGCGTTGATCTGA
This is a stretch of genomic DNA from Bremerella alba. It encodes these proteins:
- a CDS encoding TMEM175 family protein yields the protein MKSTRMEAFSDGVLAIAITVMVLEMKVPHGTDRNARRLACTFRCSRLLPS
- the ycaC gene encoding isochorismate family cysteine hydrolase YcaC, yielding MTVSYKKLSKDDATLLLVDHQSGLISLVQDFSPDDFKNNVLALADVGKFFELPTILTTSFDEGPNGPMVPEILNLFPNAPFIRRPGQINAWDNEEFVQAIKNTGRKQLIIAGVVTDVCVTFPALSAIEEGFDVFVVTDASGTFNTTVQQAAWQRMSAAGVQLMNWFSVACELHRDWRNDMEGLGTLLSNHLPNYRNLMTSYKMLQAAKK